Proteins encoded together in one Rana temporaria chromosome 6, aRanTem1.1, whole genome shotgun sequence window:
- the LOC120942982 gene encoding up-regulator of cell proliferation-like, which produces MESYFVSNLTLRIILEIGLHIFKDKKPEKIEDVIWCTLHKLMALDSTARKTYYNTDEKYDFFDSDEYEDTQSASSIHPLDILCLLLHCSDNFLQQEIVTKMAMCQFSVPLLLPPVGDGSPCTFMLWAMRDIVKKWRPQCLADSKGFREENVVNISMPVISFVRLGKSKLSKSKILNQILNPVQQNNNFFIHDNMEGGILERKISDGLVEMSWYFPSGKSALFPEPFSVTNLRGDLETNWDQFTFLAKVSSAVFIFIETIDEREFQLLSKCSQSDTKFCVVVTPVSGKDIKKETKKCLEDLLPVLRIDRANVILKMRTENDTMLTDKIQRKIQLILESTSKSISLKHFPRYFSGHPFVTDESTDECQKGRNHADKITREIKDVAEYKMATMKLQGDLWKQLSKIDKELCRMKNQGEQDAETHQSHLLLKRNALHAKQYKHQIPKGIELFTHALNDLSRKERQYFLKWMKFNLDAIARDNLSKLQAIYKEKCNDMAHNKKELRDLDQKISDSCLGVEHFLREMGQFYEAECSITKHTVIEQSKKKFADLPRIAADLLLDGFPLELIDGDASNIPLQWITDVLTELDKRTGGKCKLRVITVLGVQSTGKSTLLNTMFGLQFPVACGRCTRGAFMTLLNVKEDFQENLDCHFILVIDTEGLKAPELASLEGSYEHDNELATFVVGLSDITIVNMAMENTAEMKDVLQIVVHAFLRMKEIGMKPNCQFVHQNVSDISANHGNIRQRKLLLENLNEMTKVSAKMEKKYGISAFTDVMKYDLNKDNWYIPGLWQGDPPMAPVNLGYSSNVHELKMYLFQCMDAQKSNSNQLNISDFIALIEDLWRSVKHEKFIFSFRNSLVAKAYNRLSVEYSSWEWDFCKTIHNWIISEENIIKNQSEDICESNTEELQNILLEEENKMMASLEKYFETTENINLIERHREEFKLSIQSLRKKLEINALNKYHEAVCIQKMKKKIQDIQITSQTLIEEKITNLLQRYSQNNHEVSEQEIQQEFNLVWQKTLSELRLEELKRCNVDHSLLLLLKNDMSSKGPHINEALIKVKSLSQYANKGLTMDRRYVDLAWTSVPRKSIFVQQELYGNIGALADSIIETSDKYIKEISSLEDYSEIYSKELLHKINTKLNSKDVKKFRFTSEFELDLKLFIFGKASQAFQKLHDKFLQENDPKLCLEKLKVRYLSTVLSMFHKKDQPSSRANRFCELCLKPAIIDYIFKHLGQKIMDEILTENVTFSSRNGFQCTVLEELLEEMSFQKYAEYINSYESFIMRWILTHIINKYCNSPALETLQGHILSSITKKITTVLRNERCRKSQTVSSFLENFCKLLKKDLVISREEMKVITFHHTGNVEQFSSEVEHYLKETQRQIQSELRPMALGSLLYTVTVKPQDELFRKVVGCRKQCPFCKVPCEVRGEDHKIHATSMHRPQGLGNFQWDEDKNLIVDICSTHVVANCRFRNLDTEWKLHPCKEYGTIYPNWNIQPDASIESSDYWKFVFVQLNENFAELYEAKPAELPEVWKQITKEQALRSVKKVFNTSTTMK; this is translated from the coding sequence ATGGAAAGCTATTTTGTTTCAAACTTGACATTAAGGATCATTCTAGAAATTGGGCTACATATCTTTAAGGACAAAAAGCCAGAGAAAATAGAAGATGTAATCTGGTGTACTCTGCATAAGCTCATGGCTCTGGACAGTACTGCAAGGAAAACTTACTACAATACAGATGAGAAATATGATTTCTTTGACAGTGATGAATATGAAGATACACAAAGTGCAAGTTCCATTCACCCCTTGGATATCCTCTGTCTTCTCCTGCATTGTTCAGATAATTTTCTACAACAAGAAATTGTAACCAAAATGGCCATGTGTCAGTTTTCTGTCCCTCTACTTCTCCCCCCAGTTGGTGACGGGTCACCGTGTACCTTCATGCTGTGGGCAATGAGAGACATTGTGAAGAAGTGGAGACCTCAGTGTTTAGCTGACAGTAAAGGGTTCAGAGAGGAAAATGTGGTGAATATTTCCATGCCAGTCATTTCCTTTGTAAGATTGGGGAAATCCAAACTGTCTAAATCTAAAATCCTGAATCAAATTCTTAATCCAGTCCAGCAGAATAACAATTTCTTCATCCATGACAATATGGAGGGCGGTATCCTTGAGAGAAAAATATCTGATGGACTTGTAGAGATGTCCTGGTATTTTCCCTCTGGTAAATCTGCTCTTTTTCCAGAACCGTTTTCAGTTACCAACCTACGTGGAGACCTAGAGACCAACTGGGACCAGTTCACATTTCTAGCAAAAGTTTCATCAGCTGTGTTTATATTTATTGAAACAATCGATGAGAGAGAATTCCAACTGTTATCTAAATGCAGTCAGAGCGACACCAAGTTTTGTGTTGTCGTTACTCCGGTTTCAGGAAAAGATATTAAGAAAGAGACAAAAAAATGTCTAGAGGACCTTCTTCCAGTATTAAGGATTGATAGAGCAAATGTTATCCTGAAGATGAGGACAGAAAATGATACAATGTTAACGGACAAAATCCAAAGGAAAATTCAACTAATTCTGGAGAGCACCTCCAAATCTATTTCACTGAAACATTTTCCAAGATATTTCAGTGGACATCCTTTTGTGACAGATGAAAGCACTGATGAATGCCAGAAAGGAAGAAACCATGCAGATAAAATCACTCGAGAAATAAAAGATGTGGCAGAATATAAAATGGCCACTATGAAATTACAAGGAGATCTTTGGAAACAGTTGTCCAAAATAGATAAAGAACTTTGTAGAATGAAAAACCAAGGAGAACAAGATGCAGAAACCCATCAGTCTCATCTCCTATTAAAGCGCAATGCCCTTCATGCAAAACAATATAAACATCAAATTCCCAAGGGGATAGAGCTTTTTACGCATGCTCTAAATGATTTGTCTCGGAAAGAGAGACAATATTTTCTAAAATGGATGAAATTTAACCTTGATGCAATAGCTAGAGACAATTTGTCTAAGCTGCAGGCTATCTATAAGGAGAAATGTAACGACATGGCCCATAACAAAAAAGAACTTAGGGACTTAGATCAGAAAATCTCTGACAGCTGTTTGGGAGTGGAACACTTTCTACGTGAAATGGGGCAGTTTTATGAAGCTGAATGCTCTATAACAAAACACACAGTAATTGAACAAAGCAAGAAAAAATTTGCTGATCTTCCTAGAATAGCTGCTGATCTTCTGTTGGATGGGTTTCCATTAGAGCTGATTGATGGAGATGCTTCCAACATTCCCCTGCAATGGATAACGGATGTCCTTACTGAGCTGGACAAGAGAACAGGGGGAAAATGCAAACTGAGAGTGATAACTGTACTGGGAGTGCAAAGTACAGGAAAGTCCACCCTCCTCAACACCATGTTTGGTTTGCAGTTCCCTGTGGCCTGTGGAAGATGTACACGAGGAGCCTTCATGACTCTTCTTAATGTGAAAGAAGACTTTCAGGAAAATCTGGACTGTCACTTCATCTTGGTTATTGACACTGAGGGGTTGAAAGCTCCAGAGTTGGCCTCTTTGGAGGGCAGCTATGAACATGACAATGAACTGGCCACATTTGTGGTGGGGTTGAGTGATATAACCATAGTCAATATGGCCATGGAAAACACAGCAGAAATGAAGGATGTTTTACAGATCGTGGTCCATGCTTTTCTTAGAATGAAAGAAATAGGAATGAAGCCCAACTGCCAGTTCGTACACCAGAATGTCAGTGATATATCTGCTAATCATGGGAACATAAGACAAAGGAAGTTATTACTAGAAAATCTAAACGAAATGACAAAGGTATCTGCCAAAATGGAGAAAAAATATGGCATCTCAGCTTTCACTGATGTGATGAAGTACGATCTAAATAAAGACAATTGGTACATTCCTGGCCTGTGGCAGGGAGACCCACCAATGGCTCCAGTAAATCTTGGCTACAGCTCAAATGTACATGAGCTTAAAATGTACTTATTTCAATGTATGGATGCTCAGAAATCTAATAGCAATCAACTGAACATTTCTGATTTTATTGCATTGATAGAAGATTTATGGAGATCGGTCAAACATGAGAAATTCATTTTCAGTTTTAGGAACAGCCTGGTGGCCAAAGCCTACAATAGATTGTCTGTAGAATACTCTTCGTGGGAATGGGATTTCTGTAAAACAATTCACAATTGGATAATCAGTGAAGAAAATATCATAAAAAATCAGTCTGAAGATATATGTGAAAGTAACACAGAAGAGCTACAGAATATTCTACTGGAGGAAGAAAACAAAATGATGGCATCTCTTGAAAAATATTTTGAAACCACTGAAAATATTAATCTCATTGAAAGACACAGAGAAGAATTCAAATTAAGCATACAGAGTCTGAGAAAAAAACTTGAAATAAACGCTCTTAATAAGTACCATGAGGCTGTATGCATCCAGAAAATGAAAAAGAAGATCCAGGACATTCAAATAACATCCCAGACATTGATTGAAGAAAAAATAACAAATCTTCTGCAAAGATATAGCCAGAATAATCATGAAGTAAGTGAACAAGAAATTCAACAGGAATTTAATTTGGTGTGGCAGAAGACGTTATCAGAGTTGCGGTTGGAAGAACTTAAGAGATGTAATGTGGATcattctcttcttctccttctcaaaAATGACATGAGCAGTAAAGGACCTCATATAAACGAAGCATTAATCAAGGTTAAAAGTTTAAGTCAATATGCAAACAAAGGTCTTACAATGGATAGACGGTATGTTGATCTTGCATGGACCTCAGTTCCACGAAAATCAATATTTGTTCAGCAAGAGCTTTATGGCAATATTGGTGCTCTAGCAGATTCCATCATTGAAACGAGTGACAAGTATATAAAAGAGATTTCTTCCTTAGAGGATTACAGTGAAATATACTCTAAAGAGCTACTACACAAGATCAATACAAAGCTAAACAGTAAAGATGTCAAAAAGTTTCGGTTTACTTCAGAGTTTGAGCTGGATCTCAAACTTTTCATTTTTGGAAAAGCATCCCAAGCCTTCCAGAAGCTCCATGATAAGTTTCTCCAAGAGAATGACCCGAAACTTTGTCTAGAAAAACTAAAAGTTCGGTACTTGTCTACAGTTCTCAGTATGTTCCATAAAAAAGATCAACCTTCGAGCAGAGCTAATCGTTTTTGTGAGCTGTGCTTAAAACCAGCAATAATAGATTATATTTTTAAACATCTTGGACAAAAAATAATGGATGAGATTTTAACTGAAAATGTCACATTTAGCAGCAGAAATGGTTTCCAGTGTACTGTTTTGGAGGAGCTTCTAGAAGAAATGTCATTTCAAAAATATGCTGAATACATCAATTCTTATGAGAGCTTTATAATGAGATGGATCTTAACTCACATCATTAACAAATACTGCAACTCGCCAGCTTTAGAAACCTTGCAGGGACATATTCTGTCATCTATTACCAAGAAAATAACAACAGTCCTTAGAAATGAAAGATGCCGGAAAAGTCAAACTGTGTCTAGTTTTTTGGAGAATTTCTGCAAACTCCTAAAAAAAGACTTAGTGATTTCACGGGAAGAGATGAAAGTGATCACTTTTCACCACACAGGGAATGTTGAGCAGTTCTCATCAGAAGTTGAACACTACCTCAAAGAGACACAACGACAAATCCAATCAGAACTTCGACCAAtggctctagggtctctactttaCACAGTGACCGTGAAACCTCAGGATGAATTGTTCAGGAAGGTGGTTGGTTGTAGAAAGCAGTGTCCCTTCTGCAAAGTGCCCTGTGAGGTCAGAGGTGAAGACCATAAGATACATGCAACATCTATGCACAGACCCCAAGGGCTAGGAAACTTCCAATGGGATGAGGATAAGAACCTTATTGTTGACATCTGTTCCACTCATGTTGTAGCTAACTGTAGGTTTAGAAATTTAGACACAGAATGGAAACTGCATCCAtgcaaagagtatggcacaatatATCCAAATTGGAATATTCAGCCAGATGCCAGTATTGAGAGCTCAGATTACTGGAAGTTTGTCTTTGTGCAATTGAATGAAAACTTTGCAGAACTGTATGAGGCAAAACCAGCTGAGCTTCCCGAAGTCTGGAAGCAAATAACAAAAGAGCAAGCTCTTCGCAGCgtgaagaaagtatttaacacCTCTACAACAATGAAGTGA